A segment of the Caloenas nicobarica isolate bCalNic1 chromosome 12, bCalNic1.hap1, whole genome shotgun sequence genome:
GGGAGAGCTGTGAATCTCTTAAGATTTAGAATCAAATCTCTAAGCATGCGATTCTAAAGTGCCCATATTGCTTGGCATTGTCACTGtgtagggaaggaaaggtggtCCTGAGCTCATGTTAGCAGCAGTTATTATTATACTTTCCAGTGCTGGCTTTCAGACTCATCGCAGATCTAGCTCTGTGCCTCTGGATTAGCTGAAGTAAAGCTTGAAAGTCCCACTACAGATTTCTGCTAATTTGAACAATCTTTGCTACTCTTATCcattttgttttacagtaaGATAGCATGCTTTTGGCTCTCTGCTCTTATGTTGTTAGGCTGCTAATAACAAATGTGCAAAACCTTATTTTCAGGCTGTTGAGACTTCCCACAGCTGAATGGAAGGCTCTGAAATGTCTGTACTTTGTCTTCATATGCAAACTGGAACATCAAAGCAATGACCTTCATTTTTTGCAACTCAGTGTTATAGTTATCTCCTTATAAAGGAAGGAGTCCCTGGGAAATACTGCAGGTCCTTGCTGAtctgaaaaaagggaaaagggattgaaaaatctgttttctggcCACCAACTGTTGGCACATGTTTGCCAGCCAAACAAATGAATACATTGATTATAGTAGTCCTTGAAAACTCTCTCACAGTAGAAAGCAAGGATGAGCTTTGTATCTGAGCCCCTCGATTTTAAGTTGAGCACTGAGTGTTGTGGGGGAAAAATAACCCACCATGGATGTGTAAGAATGCCTTTTCAAAAAGGTACGATGTCTGTCCTGGCAGCTTGTTACAGCTCTGACTGTATGGAGAGCTGTATACTTATGTGAAGGTGCTTCAGGTATTTCTGGGCATACGCAGGGACTTCATAAGCCCTCTCTCGGATTGGCTGGTCTGAGGTGACAGCGTGGTAAAGAGAAGCTTGTGTGTCTTGGAGTGGAGTATGTTGAGTTCCTTGGTTACTGATCTGAATTGCCAGCAGTGCTTTGTCCACTGGGCCCATATTTATGCAGCTGAGTTGACAGATTTCTCATTCTCAGATTGTCATAGCCTGAGGAGAAGGGCTAAAATAACTTACGTTGATGCAGGTTGTTAAAGCAATTGGATTGGGATTTAACTACGGAGTTTTCTGCTTCCACTCAGTCTTTCTTAAAGGAAGACTAGTTAGTGGCAAgtaaatgatttttattttaaagtgtctGGTTTGAGTGCTGCTTTCTATACTACTTTTCTGCAATAAGactttatttattactttatcAACCTTTTGACTGGGGTGGTGGTTTTGGCAATAAAAGTGAGTAACAGGGAGATACTCATACCAGCACTGTCTAGGACTTCAGAGTTAACCATTAACTCTGAAGAAAGTTAGAAGAATCATTGTAGGACTGAGCACTCAGTATTCTATACCCAACATGCATGTATGAGAACAACGGTATCAGTTTGTGCTTGTGAAGGGATGCTACTTATTAATGGCTTGTGTAAATTCATTCTGAATAAAGGTTACTTATATCTCTTTCAACTCCAGGAACTTTCAAACTTACAATAGAATTCACAGAAGAATATCCGAATAAGCCACCTACTGTTAGATTTGTCTCTAAAATGTTTCATCCGAATGGTAAGTACTTgcacaatgctttttttttttaagttatacCATGCTGTAGTGTTGTAAAAAAAAGGTCTATTATAAGCAAAATTCTAGTGTGGTTCTATATAGTTTTGGCAGGGATGAACTTGAGAGCAGTGCTCAGGCTGCAAAGGGGCAATAAAAGGACCCCCTTGCCTTTCAGGTGTTACAGCACAGTATTGATGAGACGCTCTTCTCTCTCAACTGCCTGTTGTTAAACTTTacagaagaatattttgtaCTTAAATAGCAGTGCCTTGGACTTTTGTCCAGACATACTGCATACGTAGCATAATGGCACTGCTGAATGCAGTTGTCTTTTATcacttttcttctcagaaatgcCTGTAAGaattatatacataaaaatgtaatgCTAGTTTCCAACTATAGCCAGTGATAGCAATATTGTTTAATTAGTCCCCTGCTTTGGTAATTAAAGGCTGGAGATGTATTCCTTGCCTCCAAACAAATATTAGATTTGTGAAGAAATGCTTGGATTTTTCAAATGCAGCAAGTAAGTGTGTGTGGGTAAAGTGCACTGAGGGAAGGTTCTTCTAAAGGTGCCATGTGAAAGGTGACTAGACACTGACTGTTGTAGATACTTTCTGGGGAAACCTTACACGCGAACTGCTTTTTGCCTCTATTCTTTATTTGGTTCACTTGTGGGtagcttaactttttttttgccttaaaatgCGTTCATTTTTTGTTACTCATTCCATAGTGGTAGTTGCAATTTCACAGAGAAGCTTGATGTTGAAGAATAAACAGGTTGAGTTTCAATACCTCCGGGCAGCTGTCAGTGACAAGCTTCACCTCTTCCTACCAACAGGCTTGTTTGTTGGATTTAAGTCTGTCAGATGCTATTGACTTCTGTAGTGTTTGTCAGTGTGGAGGTTTTCAGGATCAGGCTATGTACTGGGAAAAAACTGAGTAGCCGTACAACTTCTGTTTTAAGCCATTCTTCTTGAACCTTTTCTAGTCTATGCGGATGGTAGTATATGTCTGGATATTCTTCAGAATCGTTGGAGTCCTACTTACGATGTTTCTTCCATCTTAACATCCATACAGGTAAAAACAACTCTGCATGAAAAGGCAGGATGAAATTAGGATGCTTTGACAAAAACAGCTCAAAACTGGTTTTATGTCCTTGCCCCGATAGCCAGTATAGCAGCTATACCTTGCTTTTTGCTGAGGTACGCGTACCTCCCAGGCAGCAATTGACCAGCCAGTGACAGCAGGTGGTCACTGAAGGGACCCAGCCAGCGTTTGCACTGCTTGGGTGTCCCTGCTTGGCTGCCACCTGCACTGCTAAGAGCAAGGCTGACAGCGAAAGCTTCCAGTCACAACTGGAATAATGCAGCCTGCCTTCCCTGTTTCTAGATGAACTTCTGCACTCTTATTGGTGTGGATGGTTTGAGGAATACGCTGGAAAACTCTGCATGCTTTCAAGTGCCTAAgaatctttttctctttgcacagTCTCTATTGGATGAGCCAAATCCGAACAGTCCAGCCAACAGCCAGGCAGCTCAGCTATACCAAGAGAATAAGAGGGAATATGAAAAACGGGTTTCTGCAATAGTAGAACAGAGCTGGCGTGACTGTTGACCCAGGATGATGCAAATGAACACTCTtgatgaggaaaataaacaaagtgTCTGAGGCATCTTTTTCCTCCTAGCATTTACTTTGAAAGCAGAATAGCTGTTGTGCTGTTGCCACCCTCCCTTGCTGAAGCTTCTTCTCCTTGGACATCAGAAAGCACCCACTTTGAAGTCAAATGTTCTGTACTTGGGTTACTTGCAAAAGAGTTACTGATGCTGAATTCATTTTCTGTGGTCCCTCTCCAGTCTTAGGGCAGTATTGTGCATTTCTGTAGTGTACACTAAGCTTTTAATTGTAATTGTGTTATACACAGTGATGCTTATGTGTAGCTTGATAAAAGGGatgtttatatacatacacatttttttaactgatattAACTAAAGTGCTGATCTGTCCAGGCTGGTCATTTACCTCTACTGTTGGTTTAGACCCCACTGCATTTGTAAGTATTGAGTGAAGAAATAACCTCGTTTCGCTTTTGTATTGGTTTATCAACTCCTTACTGATAAAAACAACTCTTAAATTGATTCAAATTCCAATATTTAGGAAGACCATGGAATGTGATTTACTTCTGCACTTCACATGCACAATTTATGTACAGATATACATAAATCACTAACTACAGTTGTGGTACTTTGCTTAGGGTGAGAATCAACCCccccttttaaattttattttaaaggatgtGCCTACAGAGACTGCTTCATGAAGTttctctggtcctgtcactgagACATTACTGGACAAAAGCAGGTAGAGCGGGGTACTCTGGGCAAAAGACCTTTCACATTAAGGAAGAGGTAAATCCTGGAGTGTTCCAGCAGTGGAATTACTCTCCTTTGTCTTTCTCCCACCACTTATCTTTCACTGAGAAAGATAAGTTCTTTGGGATCCAGCTTTGCCTTGTGGGAAGTTTGAATAAAGTACAGGGTAGGCACTCGAGTCTCTGCAGTTTCTGCTCTTTGTAGATTACTATGTGGTTTGTGTGAGCTACTGCTGCATGCTTGAGTTAGTTTCCCTTCAGTTTTATGAGAGTATTTTttcaactctgaaaaaaaaaaaacaaaaacaaacccaaaacatttaTAAGTCCAGACTCACTTTTTTTGTAAGGCTAAGTTTGTACATTTGGATACAGTACCTTAAGCAGCAGTGTGGGATGAAACAACCCTTGTGTTGTCCACTGGTCCAGTGTCTTTTGTGTGCACATTGGTCTGTTAGTTGAGAAGTTTAACTTTGCACAAGTAACCCATGTAAGAAActgtacatttttcaaaagttgTAAATAAAGTGTAACCTTAGTGCTTATTGTATAAATAGGCAAGAGGTGTATAACTGTGGTTATTTTATCTGGGAGGATAGGAGGCTGTTGTGGGACCAAGCTCCAGGTAGACTCTTCCAGCAGGACTGAGAAATATTTCCCAACTTGGAGTTGTGTTGGGGCAAAAGCTGTGCAGTTGTGGTGCAGGGACCATCAGCACAGGAGCTGTGAGGATGTATGGGCCAGGATCAATCATTAGTGGAGAAATGGAGAGACACAAATCTTGGCAAAAAAAGCACTTGCAGGAAGCTCAGCACCATGTCATGCATATGAGTGaactgttaaaaaacaaaaaaaacccctgtgatAATGAGTTAGTTACAGCAATTTAACAGGCTCAGTAATTATTTGATATAGGAATCATTTTACTCCTGTCTTATGAGGGGGAGAACAGGATTTAAAATGACTGGCAGATAAAAAAGCTGATACTGCTGCTTAGCTCTACAATTAAGATAAAAGCTGCCAGGCTCTTTAAGAATAACACCTGTTGTGACAACAGCTCATAGCCCTGAACAGGCCTTTTTTCTTACATGGAACAGCCTTTTACCACTCAAGTCCTACCCAAGCTATAACTTGCAAGTTCTCCCAACGGACAGAGTGTCTTAATGGGACCCCCATTGTGGCTGATGTGGCAGTCTCAGTGTGGCAGAGAAGGTGCAGTAAAGTCGGCCTCAAGTACTTGTGTGTGTTTCCTAAGCATCCTCCCCTACCTGCAAGGCTTTGCCAAGTCAGAGCCAGTCAAGCAACAAGGACCTTAGTTGTACCCACAAAGTTAGAGactgggaaaaaaccaaaacaccacacacacaaacccccccccccccccccccccccaaaaccccaaaacaaaccccacaaactcCCACCTAaacccagccccaccaccaaaAGTATCTTAACCACTGTCCCTAGGCCCGCTGTGCTGACTTCTGCAAGCTGTTGCAAGCAGAACCTTTTCCGAGTGGTCCAAGTCAAATGTCACAGAAGCCCTCATATTGGTCCctctatttttgtatttgtcttGCTAGtcacttaaaaaccaaaaaagcaggATGGAATGGACTGTTAAGGGGAGGGGGGGCAGAAGcaagagcagcacagagctgcagaaaaaaacgaaacaaaaaaaacctccaacaaacaaaaccaacaacaaaaaacaaacaaaaaaaaccacacacaaaaaaccccacaaaagaaaacacaccacAACACCCTCAGGTTTACCCCTCTTGGGTAAGGCTGAGAGTCACAGCTGCTTCCCAGGATGGGAAAAGCAATGCCTTGCACTGCCTCACACTAGACAGCTACGCACACTGACGCACCCTTACATTTAACCAGTGTCATGTTTTGGCCACCCTCCTGACCCCAAAAGAGGCATTTTTTCAACCCAAACACTGCTGTTGTGCTCTAGCTGCCCTCCTTGGCACCCCCAAGCCTTGAAGACCTGCCACTGATCCAATTTAAGGAGGGGGAGCTGCACTCCTTGCACGGATCTCTGCCTAGAAAGTACCAGGCTCCTTCCACTCCTACATCACCATCTGCTAGAGCCCAGCATTCTGCAGAGCAGCGTTCAGGAGAGAGGGAATAGTGTgcacaaaaaactccaaacaaaaccagcatactttcagaaataactgccagatttttcttctacaaagACAGCAGCAaggtgtttttatttcagaaggcCACGGTAGCAGAAGCTGTGTTGCAGCCATCCTGGCAGAGAGTAGAGGGAACACTCACTTTTCCTGAGCAAGTCTTACCTGCCAGAGCAGCCTCTTCCTTTTCACACTGTGGGGATGAAAATGCCTCTAACTGCACATCACCAGGATATTCTGCGTCATCAGCAGAGGTCAGTCACTCTCTCCTCAGCACTgagagcaaaaagaaagaacaggaggtggaaaaaaaaatagaggatgATGTAAAAAGGCAGATacaggcagcagaaaaacacaagcGATGTTTGAGACACAAGGCAACCAgagaacagacaaaaaaaaaaacttcattaGGAGTGGCTTTGCACTGAAGAATCCTCAGCAGGCCCTGCTGGTGACAGAACAAACCCAACACCTCTCAGCACAACTCACTCTTGGCTCTTCCAAGGTCAGTTCCTCACCTGTTTTCAAGCAGCGCTCTCCCAGGCTCACCAAGCACCGTGTCCGGCGGGACAGCACAGGCGGAGCTCAGTGTCTGCTTCCCCGGCCAGGAGAGAAACGCCAAGAGACGCCACACTCAGCACACGGCAGAGAGCACCAGTTTACTTGCGAGTCGCCCTCCACATACACAAGCACAGGTACAGTAATGGAGCAGCGCAATAGGTAGGCACAGATTTGATTTTGCTTGGGATTAAAGAGCTTAtgctcaaagtaaaaaaaaaaaatgttatgtaaCAGTCCCCACAAGCTACACGAGCATCTTTGAGCGTGGGCTCTGCATTTACCTCCAGCTTTTCTATTTCACACCTCGCCATGGTATTTGCAAATGTCAAGCAGTGCTCCAAGGTAAAAATGCTTTGTAATTATCTCTGATACACTGGCGATTAACGTGCGTTCAGTAATTCTCAGTGTGGGAGACACAAGGTAGAAATCTATGAATAAAACCGTAGTGTTAAACTTGGTTAAAGACATCTCTCTACACACATACACAGCAGAGACAAGAGTGCTACATGTACTTCTCAATATTAAATGcagttttcacacttttttaTATAAAGTGTGACAAATCCTggttttttccagaaataaaactttatttttattgtcattaATACCAACTTTACATACAGGTTTATTCCCCCAGACTGCATTtcctatacttttttttttctgaaaaaggcatttttttttcttccttggtcAAGAAGAATAAGGAAactataattttaaatgatgtCAAATTCCTTCTTGTTGGACAtgcgtggtttttttttttctattacaaaACTATTAAAATGTGAAGGAACAAATAATATCAAAGACACATACAGTAACAGCACTACTGCTCTTGGGCTGTGCTAATATACTTGAAGAGAACCTGGTCAGTTCTAAATGTCTAACATCTTAGAAATTATATTAACGAAGTAGAAGACTTTAACGTTAATATAACCCACaccaagaaaaatgcagcatctCTTTCTTTAATCGAATACCTAGGAAGCTCAGTCTCTGGTAAAATGTCCCTCAGTTTGCTTGAGGCATAATGAGCTCGTAGTGCCCAACCTGGCCTTCTTGCTTCAGCTGGTCCAACAGATCCTCCTTGCGCCGCTTCCTGCTCACCACCAAGTATCTGTTGTGGCCCTGCCCATGAGATTTACTTTTAAGACCGTATTTTTGGGCGATCTGATGTATCTGCTTCCGCTCATCCATGTTCAGTTCCGTAGAGAAAGTCAAGTCAATGTGACTGTCTGAGCGTGCATAGTTTCGAATGATCTCTTCGATATCTCTTTTAGCGATTTTATTCACTCTCTCTACATCAAGCCCAAGTCCTTCCCTTTTAAACTGCTCCTTCACTGAAATAGGCTCCCTAATCCCTTCACCATCTTTCCCCAGGCCCCCACCTGTCCAGCCCATCTTTCTTAAAATTTGGTTCCCAATGTTGTCTTCTTTGATCTTCTGTTTGAAAGCCTCTTCTGCCGATCGACCCCGAATCTCATTTCTGGAGATGACGTCTTCAACGGTGCCTTTCTTCAGGTTATTAACAACAGTTGGCTGGGTCTTCTTGAGGATTTTCACGGCTTCCTCTGCTGCCTCATGCTTGACAGATTTCTTCACTCCAACTGCTTCTGCGATAAATTCATCTTCAAGCAGCACCTTGCACTTCCATCGCATGCCAGTCATCCTTTCAAAGACATACTCCACCGTCATCTTGTTGAACTGGGCAGTGTCGTTCAGGGTACACACGGGATTACTGGAGTTCTCATAAACCACGAGGTCCTTCAGGTCCTTCTTCCTTCCGGAGCCCCGTGATGAGCAGCCCACCTTCTGAACCTGGGTCACTTTGATGGTTGCTATATTTGACTGCATCTTCTGCAGAATTTTCAATGCCTCCTCAGCCGCTGCGTGCTTGCTGGTCTTTTTAGTGCCAAATCCCTCAGCCAGGCAGTGATCCTGTAGATACACTTGACAACGCCAAGAGCGGTTGGGCATTAATTCATATTTATATTCAACAGACATTTTGTTGTATGAGGCAGAATTGTTAAGGATTCCTATTGCGTCGCTGGCATTCTCTGTGAGGATGAAACTAGTCCAGTGTTTGTTGCTATTAGTGGGACCTTTCGTGGATTCAGTACCAGGCTGCATCGGGACACAGTCCCTGTTGGCAACTACGAACTCCTCATGAGGTTTGAGAGCAGGAGGGAAATCTGGGCGAGTCACGCCTGCCTCGCACACCACCAGGTCTTCGTGATAGGTGTGCTTGAACTTCCGCTGAATGACTCTAACTTCCACGGGCTTCTTCAGCAGCTTGACTGCCAGCTCTGCGGCTCGATCCCTGGACCCATTTTTGCTGCCAGCGTAACCGGTGGTCAGGTAGACATTCTGACATCGCACTTCACAAGCGAAGCCGTCTGTTAGGAGCTTCTTGCTCTTGGGGAGGTCAGCAGGGGCGATTTCTTTCAGAGGAACATAAATATATTCAGGATTTGTCTTGCATGCCTGAATTGAACGTGTCAAAAGATATGTATAGTTAATTTTATCAGTCCCGGTGTTTGCATCTGGGTTAGCAAGATTTTTCCAGACAGCTGCCGACAGTTTCTCGATAAAACTCTGCTTCAGCGTTATAGCTG
Coding sequences within it:
- the UBE2A gene encoding ubiquitin-conjugating enzyme E2 A produces the protein MSTPARRRLMRDFKRLQEDPPAGVSGAPSENNIMVWNAVIFGPEGTPFEDGTFKLTIEFTEEYPNKPPTVRFVSKMFHPNVYADGSICLDILQNRWSPTYDVSSILTSIQSLLDEPNPNSPANSQAAQLYQENKREYEKRVSAIVEQSWRDC
- the NKRF gene encoding NF-kappa-B-repressing factor encodes the protein MAPPEPVPEPVLEQWRQYNETERQWELRRRFILRHLHGYPGAAIDRLLALSVLWTNHVFLGCRYGSQVMEKVLEMAEGIDIGEMRTFELVPSKKLKRYRSPSDSPEPEDIPEPPKKMVPRFRVRPRFEPIHFVTSAQKDDKKEDSLDNQTQEVNQEANTNSTAQPAENCTNSFASAWEVDPRLSNSAGFGFAGQAAAAKKAVNSVDSTTSSMVQVSVSPSTVQSASETFPPSAITLKQSFIEKLSAAVWKNLANPDANTGTDKINYTYLLTRSIQACKTNPEYIYVPLKEIAPADLPKSKKLLTDGFACEVRCQNVYLTTGYAGSKNGSRDRAAELAVKLLKKPVEVRVIQRKFKHTYHEDLVVCEAGVTRPDFPPALKPHEEFVVANRDCVPMQPGTESTKGPTNSNKHWTSFILTENASDAIGILNNSASYNKMSVEYKYELMPNRSWRCQVYLQDHCLAEGFGTKKTSKHAAAEEALKILQKMQSNIATIKVTQVQKVGCSSRGSGRKKDLKDLVVYENSSNPVCTLNDTAQFNKMTVEYVFERMTGMRWKCKVLLEDEFIAEAVGVKKSVKHEAAEEAVKILKKTQPTVVNNLKKGTVEDVISRNEIRGRSAEEAFKQKIKEDNIGNQILRKMGWTGGGLGKDGEGIREPISVKEQFKREGLGLDVERVNKIAKRDIEEIIRNYARSDSHIDLTFSTELNMDERKQIHQIAQKYGLKSKSHGQGHNRYLVVSRKRRKEDLLDQLKQEGQVGHYELIMPQAN